A genomic segment from Desulfonatronum lacustre DSM 10312 encodes:
- the amrB gene encoding AmmeMemoRadiSam system protein B, giving the protein MDRNPVVAGRFYPGTRQAWEAEVRSHLPPESTPRKALLAMLPHAGYAYSGSVAGKTLSEVIPTETVLLLGPNHTGLGQPLALWPDGRWLLPGAHLDVDERLAGHILEAAPAIQADHQAHLQEHSLEVLLPFLWAVQPQTRIVPLAVAEPRLDVLLRTAQELAEVLAKWPKPVLILVSSDMSHFVSAQRAKELDGLALQAALERDPEKLYATVRDQRISMCGMLPMTLGLAAANALGATQARLIAYATSGDATGDFSQVVGYAGVVVE; this is encoded by the coding sequence ATGGACCGCAACCCCGTTGTCGCCGGGCGGTTTTATCCCGGCACCAGACAGGCCTGGGAGGCGGAAGTCCGCAGCCATCTCCCTCCGGAATCCACGCCGCGCAAAGCCCTGCTGGCCATGTTGCCCCACGCCGGATACGCGTACTCCGGGTCCGTGGCCGGCAAGACCCTGTCTGAAGTGATCCCGACGGAAACCGTGCTCCTGCTGGGCCCGAACCATACCGGACTCGGACAGCCCTTGGCCTTGTGGCCCGATGGTCGCTGGCTGCTGCCCGGCGCGCACCTGGACGTGGACGAAAGGCTGGCCGGACACATCCTGGAGGCTGCTCCCGCAATTCAAGCGGACCACCAGGCCCATCTCCAGGAGCACTCCCTGGAGGTCCTCCTGCCTTTTCTCTGGGCCGTCCAACCCCAAACGAGGATCGTCCCGCTGGCCGTGGCCGAACCGCGCCTGGACGTGTTGTTGCGCACGGCTCAGGAACTGGCCGAGGTGCTCGCAAAGTGGCCCAAACCAGTACTGATCCTCGTCAGTTCGGACATGAGTCACTTCGTTTCCGCCCAGCGGGCCAAGGAACTGGACGGCCTGGCCCTGCAAGCCGCCCTGGAACGCGACCCGGAAAAGCTCTACGCCACAGTGCGCGATCAGCGGATCTCCATGTGCGGGATGCTGCCCATGACCCTGGGGCTGGCCGCGGCCAACGCACTTGGAGCGACCCAGGCCCGCCTGATCGCCTACGCCACCTCCGGCGACGCGACCGGGGACTTTTCCCAGGTGGTGGGCTACGCCGGGGTGGTGGTGGAGTAG
- the groES gene encoding co-chaperone GroES has protein sequence MKLKPLNDRVLVKRLEGEEVTKGGIIIPDSAKEKPMKGEVVAVGPGKVGDDGKRAEMAVAAGNKVLFNKYAGTEMKVDGEEFLVMREDDILAIIED, from the coding sequence ATGAAACTGAAGCCATTGAATGATCGTGTTCTGGTAAAGCGGCTCGAGGGCGAGGAAGTGACCAAGGGAGGGATCATCATCCCTGATTCCGCCAAGGAAAAGCCGATGAAGGGCGAAGTGGTCGCCGTGGGCCCCGGCAAGGTGGGCGACGACGGCAAGCGCGCCGAGATGGCCGTGGCCGCCGGAAACAAGGTGCTCTTCAACAAGTACGCCGGCACCGAGATGAAGGTCGACGGCGAAGAGTTCCTGGTGATGCGCGAGGACGACATCCTGGCCATCATTGAAGACTAG
- the groL gene encoding chaperonin GroEL (60 kDa chaperone family; promotes refolding of misfolded polypeptides especially under stressful conditions; forms two stacked rings of heptamers to form a barrel-shaped 14mer; ends can be capped by GroES; misfolded proteins enter the barrel where they are refolded when GroES binds), producing MAAKELLFDTKARERLKKGIDTLANAVKVTLGPKGRNVVIEKSFGSPIITKDGVTVAKEIELTDKFENMGAQMVKEVASKTSDVAGDGTTTATILAQAIYTDGVKLVTAGRNPMAIKRGIDKAVEAVTADLVNQTKPTRDQKEIAQVGTISANNDPTIGNIIAEAMNKVGKEGVITVEEAKGLETTLEVVEGMQFDRGYLSPYFVTDPEKMLCELDEPLILICEKKISSMKDMLPVLEQVAKMSKPLLIISEDVEGEALATLVVNKLRGTLQVSAVKAPGFGERRKAMLQDIAILTGGQMVSEDLGIKLENISLNDLGKAKRIVINKENTTIIDGAGDPEQIKARVRQIRSEIEETTSDYDREKLQERLAKIVGGVAVINVGAATETEMKEKKARVEDALNATRAAVEEGIVPGGGVALVRAVKSLDAIKTVDDDEAAGVALVRRAIEEPLRMISANAGFEGSIVVEKVKDGKDGFGFNAATGVYEDLIAAGVIDPKKVTRIALQNAASVAGLLLTTECAVAEKPEPKKDMPMPGGGMGGMGGMGGMY from the coding sequence ATGGCTGCTAAAGAACTGCTTTTTGACACCAAGGCGCGTGAACGACTGAAGAAAGGCATAGACACCCTGGCCAACGCCGTAAAGGTAACTCTGGGACCCAAGGGCCGCAACGTGGTCATCGAGAAATCTTTCGGTTCCCCGATCATCACCAAGGACGGCGTAACCGTTGCCAAGGAAATCGAGCTGACCGACAAGTTCGAGAACATGGGCGCCCAGATGGTCAAGGAAGTGGCCAGCAAGACCAGCGACGTGGCCGGCGACGGCACCACCACCGCTACCATCCTGGCCCAGGCCATCTACACCGACGGCGTGAAGCTGGTAACCGCCGGCCGTAACCCCATGGCCATCAAGCGCGGCATCGACAAGGCCGTGGAGGCCGTGACGGCTGATCTGGTCAACCAGACCAAGCCCACCCGCGACCAGAAGGAAATCGCCCAGGTCGGCACCATTTCCGCCAACAACGACCCGACCATCGGCAATATTATCGCCGAGGCCATGAACAAGGTCGGCAAGGAAGGCGTGATCACCGTTGAGGAAGCCAAGGGCCTGGAGACCACCCTGGAAGTGGTGGAGGGCATGCAGTTCGACCGCGGCTACCTCTCCCCCTACTTTGTGACCGATCCGGAAAAGATGCTTTGCGAATTGGACGAGCCGCTGATCCTGATCTGCGAAAAGAAGATCTCCAGCATGAAGGACATGCTGCCCGTTCTGGAGCAGGTGGCCAAGATGTCCAAGCCCCTGTTGATCATCTCCGAGGACGTGGAAGGCGAAGCCCTGGCCACCCTGGTGGTGAACAAGCTGCGCGGCACCCTGCAGGTTTCCGCGGTCAAGGCCCCCGGCTTCGGTGAGCGCCGCAAGGCCATGCTCCAGGATATCGCCATCCTGACCGGCGGTCAGATGGTTTCCGAAGACCTGGGCATCAAGTTGGAGAACATCTCCCTGAACGACCTGGGCAAGGCCAAGCGCATCGTGATCAACAAGGAAAACACCACGATCATCGACGGTGCCGGCGATCCTGAGCAGATCAAGGCCCGGGTGCGCCAGATCCGCAGCGAAATCGAAGAGACCACCTCCGATTACGACCGTGAAAAGCTGCAAGAGCGGCTGGCCAAGATCGTCGGCGGCGTGGCCGTGATCAACGTGGGCGCGGCCACCGAAACCGAGATGAAGGAAAAGAAGGCCCGGGTCGAGGACGCCCTGAACGCCACCCGTGCCGCGGTTGAGGAAGGCATCGTGCCCGGCGGCGGCGTGGCCCTGGTTCGTGCCGTGAAGAGCCTGGATGCCATCAAGACCGTGGACGACGACGAGGCCGCCGGTGTGGCCCTGGTCCGTCGGGCCATTGAGGAGCCGCTGCGGATGATCTCCGCCAATGCCGGCTTCGAAGGCTCCATCGTGGTGGAGAAGGTTAAGGACGGCAAGGACGGCTTCGGCTTCAACGCCGCCACCGGCGTCTACGAAGACCTGATCGCCGCCGGCGTCATTGATCCCAAAAAGGTGACCCGCATTGCGCTGCAGAACGCCGCTTCCGTGGCTGGCCTGCTGCTGACCACCGAATGCGCCGTGGCCGAAAAGCCTGAGCCCAAGAAGGACATGCCCATGCCCGGCGGCGGAATGGGTGGAATGGGTGGAATGGGCGGAATGTACTAA
- a CDS encoding GGDEF domain-containing protein: MKRCFEDLCGTMDRLGVPRESKWRGLILYMRSIRDYDFLTPTQRERTQELVMEVLRKKDFSDEAFRRLVRDNEGIINDQWRERLTEALQDTAQLIKQFQDLLAHRKNDVQELSAMTLETIQREQPLDEMVRGIQGGFQKIEGLLQQDLETIVSMGLTDDLTKLNNRRALDAFLSRAITEAVASGKPLSLIFMDIDHFKKFNDDYGHLVGDQALVTVAAMIRSFVEFQAKLNSREFFPARFGGEEFALVLPEISGEEAVALAETIRKKIENYNFLVRDADGEVLSAGIKITISAGVAELHAGCGLCPGISSLLDVADKALYQAKSSGRNRVELYSKD; the protein is encoded by the coding sequence ATGAAACGGTGTTTTGAAGATCTCTGCGGAACCATGGATCGGCTGGGGGTGCCCCGGGAGTCCAAATGGCGCGGCTTGATACTGTATATGCGCAGCATCAGGGACTACGATTTTTTGACCCCGACACAACGCGAGCGAACCCAGGAACTGGTCATGGAGGTGCTGCGCAAGAAGGACTTTTCCGATGAAGCCTTCCGCAGACTGGTCCGGGACAACGAGGGGATCATCAACGACCAGTGGCGGGAAAGACTGACCGAGGCCCTGCAGGATACCGCGCAGTTGATCAAACAATTTCAAGATCTGTTGGCGCATAGGAAAAACGACGTCCAGGAATTGAGCGCGATGACCCTGGAAACCATTCAGCGCGAACAACCCCTGGACGAAATGGTGCGTGGTATTCAGGGCGGCTTTCAGAAGATCGAGGGCCTGTTGCAACAGGATTTGGAAACCATCGTCTCCATGGGACTGACCGACGATTTGACCAAGCTGAACAACCGTCGGGCCCTGGACGCCTTTCTGAGCCGGGCCATTACCGAGGCCGTGGCTTCCGGAAAACCCTTGTCCCTTATTTTCATGGACATCGATCACTTCAAGAAATTTAACGACGACTACGGCCATCTGGTGGGGGATCAAGCCCTGGTCACGGTGGCCGCGATGATCCGATCCTTCGTCGAGTTCCAGGCCAAATTGAATTCGCGCGAATTTTTTCCGGCCCGTTTCGGAGGAGAAGAGTTCGCCCTGGTTCTGCCCGAGATTTCCGGGGAGGAGGCCGTGGCGCTGGCGGAGACGATCCGCAAGAAGATCGAGAACTACAATTTTCTGGTTCGCGACGCCGATGGCGAGGTGCTCTCGGCTGGAATCAAGATCACCATCAGCGCCGGAGTCGCGGAACTGCATGCCGGGTGCGGGCTGTGCCCAGGTATTTCCTCCCTGCTCGACGTCGCGGACAAGGCTTTGTATCAGGCCAAAAGCAGCGGCAGGAACAGGGTCGAGTTGTACTCGAAGGACTAG
- the hflX gene encoding GTPase HflX, with amino-acid sequence MLSTDLGRQIGLLIDRQGRPKIIVVGDAHGILIPELPPGRHGPGRLRGLRLLHTHLNQDSLNEEDLMDLIFLRLDSIAALGLDPSGLPSVLSWAHLLPGVSDQGPYRVSKPVSWDQVHVDFVEQTEAIEEELGRTIAAQDASPDAGRPGDRALLVSVDTLSRAEQERNLQELTELARTAGINVVGLVIQRVTRQNPKHILGKGKLAELEVQALRANAGLLLFDQDLSPTQIRNLTQLSERKVLDRTQLILDIFAQHAKTRAGKLQVEMAQLRYAMPRLVRQDRAMSRLAGGIGGRGPGETKLELDRRKVRQRIAKIKQELDVLRRRREATRTRRQKVGLPVVAMVGYTNTGKSSLLNVLTSSEVLAENKLFATLDPTSRRVRFPEHREVILTDTVGFIRRLPPELKEAFRATLEELDEADLFLHVADASHPELERQVRDVRVILTDMGLHEIPALLVLNKLDLLAAEDRLELGRLFPEGVGISVASGEGLEHLVQRIMAALPTSVV; translated from the coding sequence ATGCTCAGCACGGACCTGGGCCGCCAGATCGGACTGCTCATTGATCGCCAGGGTCGTCCGAAAATCATCGTCGTGGGCGACGCTCACGGCATTCTCATCCCTGAACTCCCTCCCGGCCGCCACGGGCCGGGTCGTCTGCGCGGGCTGCGCCTGCTGCACACCCACCTGAATCAAGACTCCCTGAACGAAGAAGATCTGATGGACCTGATCTTTCTGCGTCTGGACTCCATCGCCGCCCTGGGCCTGGACCCCTCGGGCCTGCCCAGCGTGCTGTCCTGGGCTCACCTGCTGCCCGGTGTGTCGGACCAGGGACCGTACCGCGTTTCCAAACCCGTCTCCTGGGACCAGGTGCACGTCGATTTCGTGGAGCAAACCGAAGCCATTGAAGAGGAACTGGGAAGGACCATCGCCGCCCAGGACGCCTCCCCGGACGCCGGACGGCCCGGGGACCGGGCCCTGCTGGTCAGCGTGGACACGCTCTCCCGGGCCGAGCAGGAGCGCAACCTCCAGGAACTGACGGAACTGGCCCGGACCGCCGGAATCAACGTGGTCGGCCTGGTGATCCAGCGGGTGACGCGCCAAAATCCCAAGCACATTCTGGGCAAGGGCAAGCTGGCTGAACTGGAGGTTCAAGCCCTGCGGGCCAATGCCGGTCTGCTGCTTTTCGATCAGGATTTAAGTCCCACCCAGATCCGCAACCTGACCCAGCTCAGCGAGCGCAAGGTTCTGGACCGGACCCAGCTGATTCTGGACATTTTCGCCCAGCACGCCAAGACCAGGGCCGGAAAACTGCAAGTGGAGATGGCCCAGTTGCGCTATGCCATGCCGAGGCTGGTCCGGCAGGACAGGGCCATGAGCCGTTTGGCCGGAGGGATCGGGGGACGAGGACCGGGGGAGACGAAGCTGGAGTTGGATCGGCGCAAGGTCCGCCAGCGGATCGCCAAAATCAAGCAGGAATTGGATGTGCTTCGCCGCCGGAGGGAAGCCACCCGGACCAGGCGGCAAAAGGTGGGGCTGCCCGTCGTGGCCATGGTCGGTTATACCAACACGGGCAAGTCCAGCTTGTTGAACGTGCTGACGTCCAGCGAGGTGCTGGCCGAAAACAAGCTCTTCGCCACCCTGGACCCAACAAGCCGCCGGGTCCGTTTTCCGGAACACCGGGAAGTAATTCTCACGGATACCGTGGGGTTCATCCGCCGTCTGCCGCCGGAACTCAAGGAGGCCTTCCGGGCCACGTTGGAAGAGTTGGACGAGGCGGACCTGTTTCTGCACGTGGCCGACGCCTCTCATCCGGAGCTGGAGCGCCAGGTCAGGGACGTCCGTGTCATTTTGACGGACATGGGGCTGCACGAAATTCCGGCTTTGCTGGTGCTCAACAAACTCGACCTGCTCGCCGCGGAAGATCGGCTTGAACTTGGCCGACTTTTTCCGGAAGGCGTAGGGATCTCCGTGGCGTCCGGCGAGGGGCTGGAGCACTTGGTCCAACGGATCATGGCCGCCCTGCCGACGTCGGTGGTGTAG
- a CDS encoding IMP cyclohydrolase, whose translation MQLLPIRQALLSVTDKTGLAEFATFLHQGGVRLISTGGTRKTLLDAGLPVRAVSEVTGFPEILDGRVKTLHPHIHGPLLADKDNPEHLRTLTQRNLLPLDLICVNLYDFAKALAKNLALRACVEQIDIGGPTMLRAAAKNFHSVLVVPGPDDYPRIMAELGSQHYHVSLALRRETAAKTFRLTSAYDAMIAGYLEKDFGEVAT comes from the coding sequence ATGCAATTATTGCCCATCAGACAGGCCCTGCTCAGCGTCACGGACAAAACCGGCTTGGCGGAGTTCGCGACGTTTCTGCACCAGGGCGGGGTCCGGCTCATTTCCACCGGAGGGACGCGCAAGACGCTCCTGGACGCCGGACTTCCGGTCCGTGCCGTCAGTGAGGTCACCGGGTTCCCCGAAATCCTCGACGGGCGGGTGAAGACCCTGCACCCGCACATCCATGGCCCGTTGCTGGCGGACAAGGACAATCCCGAACACCTTCGGACCCTGACCCAACGCAACCTGCTGCCCTTGGACCTGATCTGCGTCAACTTGTACGATTTCGCCAAAGCTTTGGCGAAAAATCTGGCCCTGAGGGCCTGCGTCGAACAGATCGACATCGGCGGTCCGACCATGCTCCGCGCCGCGGCGAAAAACTTTCACAGCGTGCTGGTGGTTCCCGGCCCTGACGACTATCCCAGGATCATGGCCGAACTGGGCTCCCAGCACTATCATGTCAGCTTGGCCCTGCGCCGCGAAACCGCGGCCAAGACCTTCCGTCTGACCTCCGCCTATGACGCGATGATCGCGGGCTATCTGGAAAAAGACTTCGGAGAGGTCGCGACATAG
- a CDS encoding tetratricopeptide repeat protein, with product MTSHLDYEINKELGECYLFMGELDKAEQYYEKAANSNGTHPDPYLGLATVAVQRGHLENALSLYRRASEIEANDKSLAGMALVEMETGALDSAFTHFSQALEHNPENLVALYGLVQAGHGLNRLDAILAPLENFLELNPDKAEIRFTLAGILVKLGQVGKAREQLERALESDPSYDPAKELLMELAQ from the coding sequence ATGACCAGCCATCTCGACTACGAAATCAACAAGGAACTCGGGGAATGCTATTTGTTCATGGGTGAACTGGACAAGGCCGAGCAATATTATGAGAAGGCCGCCAATTCCAACGGAACCCATCCGGATCCCTACTTGGGCCTGGCCACGGTGGCGGTGCAGCGCGGACACCTGGAAAACGCCCTCAGCCTGTATCGTCGAGCCTCGGAAATCGAAGCCAACGACAAGTCCCTGGCCGGAATGGCCCTGGTGGAAATGGAAACCGGCGCCCTGGACAGCGCCTTTACCCATTTCTCCCAAGCCCTGGAACACAATCCGGAAAATTTGGTGGCCCTCTACGGTCTCGTTCAGGCCGGCCACGGCCTGAACCGTCTGGACGCGATCCTCGCCCCTTTGGAGAACTTCCTGGAACTCAATCCGGACAAGGCTGAAATCCGGTTCACGTTGGCAGGTATCCTGGTCAAGCTTGGTCAGGTGGGTAAGGCTCGCGAACAACTTGAACGGGCCCTGGAGAGCGATCCCTCCTATGATCCGGCGAAAGAACTCCTGATGGAACTGGCCCAGTAG
- the flgB gene encoding flagellar basal body rod protein FlgB, with protein MKSLFGSHIHLQGKVLDMRLERQNVVAGNLANIKTPGYKARSLEFEEDLQRALGLDARGKMTRTSPDHLPAEFDARKFSADFIKDLKPRVVQGEDAVDLDKEMTTMAKNTLLYNTLITTLQKNFEGLKTVITEGGR; from the coding sequence ATGAAAAGCCTGTTTGGATCTCATATTCATCTCCAGGGAAAGGTCCTGGACATGCGCCTGGAACGTCAAAATGTCGTCGCTGGGAACCTGGCGAACATCAAGACTCCCGGCTACAAGGCCCGGAGTCTGGAGTTCGAGGAGGATTTGCAACGGGCTCTGGGCCTGGACGCCCGGGGGAAGATGACCCGGACCAGTCCCGACCATTTGCCGGCGGAGTTCGATGCCCGAAAATTTTCCGCGGACTTCATCAAGGATCTCAAGCCTCGGGTGGTGCAGGGCGAGGACGCCGTGGACCTGGACAAGGAAATGACCACCATGGCCAAGAACACTCTGCTCTACAACACCCTGATCACCACGCTGCAAAAGAACTTCGAAGGACTGAAAACCGTCATTACCGAGGGAGGCAGATAA
- the flgC gene encoding flagellar basal body rod protein FlgC yields MDFMTALEIGASGLSAERTHLNVISMNLANVNTTRTPEGGPYRRKSVVFQSTPLDSPFTKAMRSELEREVKGVKVSGVVTDQRPFKRVYDPGHPDADGQGYVSLPDINVVEEMANMMTALRTYEANAATISSAKTMFNKALELGR; encoded by the coding sequence ATGGACTTCATGACCGCCCTGGAGATCGGCGCGTCGGGTCTGAGCGCCGAGCGGACGCACCTGAACGTCATCTCCATGAATCTGGCCAACGTGAACACGACGCGAACCCCGGAAGGCGGACCGTATCGTCGCAAGAGCGTCGTCTTTCAATCCACGCCCCTGGATTCTCCCTTTACCAAGGCCATGCGTTCCGAGTTGGAGCGGGAAGTCAAGGGCGTGAAGGTTTCCGGCGTGGTCACGGACCAGCGGCCCTTCAAACGGGTTTACGACCCCGGACATCCAGACGCGGATGGGCAGGGCTACGTCAGCTTGCCGGACATCAACGTGGTCGAAGAGATGGCCAACATGATGACCGCTCTGCGCACCTACGAAGCCAACGCGGCCACGATCTCCTCGGCCAAGACCATGTTCAACAAGGCCCTGGAGTTGGGCCGATAA
- the fliE gene encoding flagellar hook-basal body complex protein FliE — MSISPIALKAYNQASQMARPETIKPHEEVRSFTDTLKGSLAEVNNLRHESIGMIESFASGSNQNVHELMISMQKASLSMSMTSAVRNKIMEAYKEVLRMPF; from the coding sequence ATGTCCATATCCCCCATTGCCTTGAAGGCCTACAACCAAGCATCGCAAATGGCGCGGCCCGAGACCATCAAGCCGCATGAAGAGGTCCGCTCGTTCACCGATACGTTGAAGGGTTCGCTGGCCGAGGTGAACAACCTCCGTCATGAGTCCATCGGGATGATCGAATCCTTTGCCTCCGGCTCGAATCAGAACGTGCACGAGTTGATGATCTCCATGCAGAAAGCCAGCTTGTCCATGAGCATGACCTCCGCCGTGCGCAACAAGATCATGGAAGCCTATAAGGAAGTGCTGCGGATGCCTTTCTAA
- the fliF gene encoding flagellar basal-body MS-ring/collar protein FliF: MPPFLENLKAKALQIWSDSSASQRIMVGGLAATLVLVFFLLMYWIGRPDYAVLYDRLTPEDASRVSTILQTGKEPYRLADNGQTILVPADRVHELRLRVAGEGALRGPGLGFELFDDVKLGQTDFIQRINYQRALQGELSRTISEFPEVESTRIHLVIPHRSLFIEEQSPPSAAVILTMKQGSRLDNRQVQSVVNLVTSSVEGLTQDHITVSDTTGQVLYQPKSSDTLEGMTNTQLEYKLQLEQNLERRISQMLIPLFGHDQVIAKVNTELDFSRRTIVRELFDPDSAVVRSEQKSDETSIGQSNLEAGVPEPQFQGDGFAGQGTYQESARSQSTTNFEINREEQQIVMPLGELQRLSVAVIVDGTYEPVAEGQGHVFVPRSAQELQRIEQLVRNAIGFDGARGDSVEVSSISFGAPEMIPPPSLADVILDYGRQFGKPILNFLLVLLFLLLVVRPVVMAMIRPRVAEQDEGAMDELEGTEAMALEGAEAQESEGMLAQRRLEELKQATAELFQKNMEQSVQVLKIWLKEENA; the protein is encoded by the coding sequence ATGCCTCCTTTTCTGGAAAATCTGAAAGCCAAGGCCCTGCAAATCTGGAGCGATTCCAGCGCATCTCAGCGCATCATGGTCGGCGGTTTGGCGGCGACCCTGGTTTTGGTCTTTTTCCTGCTCATGTACTGGATCGGTCGCCCGGATTACGCGGTTTTGTACGACCGCCTGACTCCCGAGGACGCCAGTCGGGTGAGCACCATCCTGCAGACCGGCAAGGAACCGTACCGGCTGGCGGACAACGGGCAGACCATTCTGGTCCCGGCGGATCGGGTTCATGAACTGCGGTTGCGTGTCGCCGGGGAGGGAGCGCTGCGCGGTCCGGGGTTGGGGTTCGAGTTGTTCGACGACGTCAAACTCGGCCAGACCGACTTCATCCAACGCATCAACTACCAGCGGGCCCTGCAAGGCGAGCTGTCCAGAACGATTTCCGAATTTCCGGAGGTGGAAAGCACCCGGATTCATTTGGTCATTCCGCATCGCAGCCTGTTCATCGAAGAGCAGAGTCCGCCGTCCGCGGCCGTGATTCTGACCATGAAACAGGGCTCCAGGCTGGACAACCGCCAGGTCCAGAGCGTGGTCAACCTGGTTACATCCTCGGTGGAAGGATTGACTCAGGATCACATCACCGTGTCCGACACCACCGGGCAGGTCCTGTACCAGCCCAAGAGTTCGGACACTTTGGAAGGTATGACCAACACTCAGTTGGAGTACAAGCTGCAACTGGAACAGAACCTGGAACGGCGCATCAGCCAAATGTTGATTCCGCTGTTCGGCCACGACCAAGTCATCGCCAAGGTGAACACGGAACTGGATTTCAGTCGACGGACCATCGTTAGAGAGTTGTTCGACCCGGACAGCGCCGTGGTCCGCAGCGAACAGAAAAGTGACGAAACCAGCATCGGACAGTCCAACCTGGAAGCCGGGGTTCCCGAACCGCAGTTTCAGGGGGACGGCTTCGCCGGCCAGGGTACCTATCAGGAAAGCGCTCGTTCCCAGTCCACGACCAATTTTGAAATCAACCGCGAAGAACAGCAGATCGTCATGCCTCTGGGCGAGTTGCAGCGATTGAGCGTGGCGGTTATCGTCGATGGAACATACGAGCCGGTGGCCGAGGGCCAAGGACATGTCTTCGTGCCGCGCAGCGCCCAGGAACTGCAACGGATCGAACAGCTGGTCCGCAACGCCATCGGCTTTGATGGGGCCCGGGGCGACAGCGTGGAGGTCTCCAGTATTTCCTTCGGCGCTCCGGAAATGATCCCGCCGCCGAGCCTGGCGGACGTCATTCTGGATTACGGTCGGCAGTTCGGCAAACCGATCCTGAATTTCCTGCTGGTCCTGCTTTTTCTGCTCCTGGTGGTCCGCCCCGTGGTGATGGCCATGATCCGTCCGCGTGTCGCCGAGCAAGACGAGGGCGCGATGGATGAATTGGAAGGGACGGAAGCGATGGCTCTGGAAGGTGCCGAGGCTCAAGAGTCCGAGGGTATGTTGGCTCAGCGCCGCCTGGAAGAGCTGAAGCAGGCCACCGCGGAGCTGTTTCAGAAGAACATGGAGCAGAGCGTCCAAGTTCTGAAGATCTGGCTGAAAGAGGAGAACGCCTGA
- the fliG gene encoding flagellar motor switch protein FliG has protein sequence MADKISGTQKTAILLLALGDKCAVDVFKRLDRREITQVSKAMVEMDSVPKEMVEEVLKEFNQVLALGENMLVGSPDRVRKMLQGLDSETAKFVLDSLELDTGPGPFKALESISPKLLAQILRNEHPQTLALILGHLESEQAAGLLQNMTAGVRAEVLIRLARLEAVPADMLEDVGKVLDRQLIAMGGREGRKVGGVSSVAEILNAVERATEEEVLADIEEESTQLAEEIRQLMFVFEDIKTLDDRGIRELLKEVSNDELTLALKGASEELRAKFFSNLSERAATMIKEDLEIMGPVKLSEVETAQMNVVKVVRRLEAEGRIIITGKGGGDVLL, from the coding sequence GTGGCAGATAAAATATCCGGTACGCAGAAGACGGCCATCCTGCTGTTGGCCTTGGGAGACAAGTGCGCCGTGGACGTGTTCAAACGCCTGGATCGTCGCGAGATCACCCAGGTGAGCAAGGCCATGGTGGAGATGGATTCGGTCCCCAAGGAGATGGTCGAGGAGGTGCTCAAGGAGTTCAACCAGGTCCTGGCCCTGGGCGAAAACATGCTGGTCGGCAGCCCGGACCGGGTGCGCAAGATGCTCCAGGGGCTGGACAGCGAAACGGCCAAATTCGTCTTGGACTCCTTGGAACTGGACACCGGGCCGGGGCCGTTCAAGGCTTTGGAAAGCATCAGCCCGAAGTTGCTGGCCCAGATTCTGCGCAACGAACACCCTCAGACACTGGCCTTGATTCTGGGTCACCTGGAGTCGGAGCAGGCCGCCGGGCTGCTCCAGAACATGACCGCCGGGGTCCGGGCCGAAGTGCTGATCCGCTTGGCCCGCCTGGAGGCCGTTCCCGCGGACATGCTGGAGGACGTGGGCAAGGTGCTGGATCGGCAACTGATCGCCATGGGCGGTCGCGAAGGCCGGAAAGTCGGCGGAGTGTCGTCGGTGGCCGAGATCCTCAACGCAGTGGAACGCGCCACGGAAGAGGAAGTGTTGGCGGACATCGAAGAGGAATCCACTCAGCTGGCCGAGGAAATCCGACAGCTCATGTTCGTGTTCGAGGATATCAAGACCCTGGACGACCGTGGCATTCGGGAACTGCTCAAGGAGGTCAGCAACGACGAACTGACCCTGGCCTTGAAGGGTGCCAGCGAAGAATTGCGGGCCAAATTCTTTTCCAACCTGTCCGAACGCGCGGCCACCATGATCAAGGAAGATCTGGAAATCATGGGACCGGTCAAGCTGTCCGAGGTGGAAACGGCCCAGATGAACGTGGTCAAGGTGGTTCGTCGGCTGGAAGCCGAGGGCCGGATCATCATCACGGGCAAGGGAGGCGGCGATGTCCTTCTCTAA